The DNA region GCATGCTCGACGTGCCCAACCCCGACAGCGCGACGCCCGGCGAGTTCGCCGAGGCCGCGGTCGACGTCGGGCTGGGCGAAGAGGACGTACAGGAACTGACGCGACTGTTCGAGGAGGTCCGCTACGGCAAGCGCGACGCCGAGAGCCGCGAGGACCTGGCCATCGACGTGTTCCGCAACATCGAGCAGGAGTACGGCGGTGCGACCGACTCCTCGGTCGGGGAGGGGGGCGACGATGGATATTGAGACGCTCCTCAACCGCGTGCTGATCGCCATCGGGGCGATCCTGTTCGCCGCCGCGGCGGCGATGATCGTCGTCCCGGACCTCTCGAGCGCGCTGCCCTCGGCGACGCAGGGGGTCTTCCTGGTCGGGATCATCGCCGTGGTGACCGGCCTGGGCGTCGTCCGCCGGCGCCTCCGCGGCGAGGTCGAGGAGACGGTCACGCCGAACCCCGAGCGACCCGCCGGCAACCCGATGCCCGGCGAGGACGTCGACCGGATGCTCTACGAGATGACCCACCTCCGCCAGGGGGTCAGCGAGAACCGCGAACACCTCGAGGAGCGGCTGGAGAACCTCGCGGTCGCCGTGATCCGCAACCGCGAGGACTGCTCGGTCGAGGAGGCCCGCCGCATCCTCGAGGCCGGCGAGTGGACGGACAACGAGACGGCCGCCCAGTTCTTCCAGGGCGAGCGGACCGCCGCCGAGGAGGCCGGCCTGTCGGAGTCGCTGCTGTCGGGCACCGACGACGTGGCCGCCTTCGAGAACCGCTTCCGCGTCACCGTCGAGGAGCTCATCGAGGTCGGCGACGTGGACGTGAGCCACGACGTCGACGTCGAGGAGACCGACGACCGCTCGTTCTTCGACCGCCTGCTCGGCCGCTCGGCCGACGACGGCGACGACGACGACGCCGTCGAGTCCAACTGGAACGAGTCGAACTCCTCGGTGCCGTCGTTCGACACGAGCGAGCCCTTCGAGGACGTGAGCCTGCAGCACACGAACCGCTGGCTGGGCGTGACGGCGTTCGCGCTGGTCGCGGTCGGCGCCGGCGTGGTCACGTTCACCCCCGGCCTGATGCTCGCCGGGACGGTCGGTATCGCCTACACCATCTACGCGCGCGTCTCGGCCGTGCCCCGGACGGAGGGGCTGGTCGTCGAGCGGGAGTTCGACGTCGAGGACGCCGAGCCGGGCGACCTCGTCGAGGTGACGCTGACGGTCCGCAACGAGAGCGGGTCGATGCTGCCCGACCTGCGGATGGTCGACGTGGTCCCCGACTCGTTCGTCGTCACCGACGGCGTCCCGCGCCTGCACACGGCCCTGCAGTCGGGCGCGCAGGCGCAGGTGGAGTACACCGTCCGCGTCGAGCGCGGCGAGTACCAGTGGCCGCTGCTCGTGGTCGCGCGGGACTTCAGCGGCGGCGTCGAGCGCACGTCGCTGGTCACCCCCGAGGCGGGGATGCGGGTCGTCCCGCCGCTGCGGGTCACCAACGACGTGCCGGTGCGCGCCCAGACCACGCAGTACGCCGGCGACGTCGACACCAAGCAGGGCGGCTCCGGGCTGGAGTTCCACTCCGTCCGCGACTACCGGCCCGGCGACCCGATGAACCGCATCAACTGGAAGCAGGTCGCCAGCACCGGCGAGCTTGCGACGATCGACTTCCGCCAGGAGAAGGCCGCGACGGTCACCATCCTGTTCGACACTCGCCAGAGCGCGTACATCTCGGCGGGCCCCGACGAACCGCACGCGGTGGACCACTCGGTCCACGCGGCCAGCGACATGTTCGGCGCGCTGTACGAGCAGGGCAACCTCGTGGGCGTCGCCGCCTTCGACACGGTGCCCTGTTGGTACGCGCCGGGCGCCGGCAGCGAACACCTGGAGAACGCCCGGGTCCTGTTCGCCCAGCACCCGGCGCTGTCGCCGCGGCCGCCCGAACGCCAGGACCACGAGAGCCAGTACATCGACCCGATGACCCACGTGCGCCGGCGGCTGCCGAGCACGTCGCAGGTGTTCCTGTTCTCGCCGCTGGCCGACGACTACGCGGCGGAGGTCGCCCGGCGGCTCGACTCCGAGGGCCACCTGGTCACCGTCATCAGTCCCGACGTGACCGTCGACGAGACGGTCGGCCAGCGGCTCACGCGCATCGAACGGACCGCGCGGGTCCGGTACCTCCGCGAACGGGGGATCCGCGTCATGGACTGGGACCCCGACGAGCGCCTCTCGCTCGAGGTCGAGAAAGCACAGACGAGGTGGGCATAATGAGCTACGACACACAGGACGAGGAGTTCAGCGCGGTCGAGGTCACGCACTCGCCCGCACGGTTCAGTGGTATCATCGCGGTCGCCGCGGCGCTGCTGGCGGTCGTGACGACGGCGCTGGTCGCGCCGCTGTCGGCGCCGGTCGGACTGTTCGGACTCGCCGGCGTCGCCGCCGGCCTGTTCGTCTTCGAGTCCGAGCGGCTGACGACCGCGGGGACGGGAATCGTCTTCATCGGCATCGTCGTCGCCGGTTTCTTCGGCGACGTGCCGGAGTTCCTGCTGTTCGCGGCGCTGGCGACGATAATCTCGTTCGACCTCGGGTCGAACGCCTTCAGCGTCGGCCGCCAGCTCTCCGACCAGACCGACACCCAGCGGGGCGAGGCCGTCCACGTCGCCGCGACCGTCTTCGTGGGCGTCGTGGCCGCCGGCCTCTCCTACGGCCTCTACATCGTACCGTGGGG from Halosimplex halophilum includes:
- a CDS encoding DUF58 domain-containing protein, with the translated sequence MDIETLLNRVLIAIGAILFAAAAAMIVVPDLSSALPSATQGVFLVGIIAVVTGLGVVRRRLRGEVEETVTPNPERPAGNPMPGEDVDRMLYEMTHLRQGVSENREHLEERLENLAVAVIRNREDCSVEEARRILEAGEWTDNETAAQFFQGERTAAEEAGLSESLLSGTDDVAAFENRFRVTVEELIEVGDVDVSHDVDVEETDDRSFFDRLLGRSADDGDDDDAVESNWNESNSSVPSFDTSEPFEDVSLQHTNRWLGVTAFALVAVGAGVVTFTPGLMLAGTVGIAYTIYARVSAVPRTEGLVVEREFDVEDAEPGDLVEVTLTVRNESGSMLPDLRMVDVVPDSFVVTDGVPRLHTALQSGAQAQVEYTVRVERGEYQWPLLVVARDFSGGVERTSLVTPEAGMRVVPPLRVTNDVPVRAQTTQYAGDVDTKQGGSGLEFHSVRDYRPGDPMNRINWKQVASTGELATIDFRQEKAATVTILFDTRQSAYISAGPDEPHAVDHSVHAASDMFGALYEQGNLVGVAAFDTVPCWYAPGAGSEHLENARVLFAQHPALSPRPPERQDHESQYIDPMTHVRRRLPSTSQVFLFSPLADDYAAEVARRLDSEGHLVTVISPDVTVDETVGQRLTRIERTARVRYLRERGIRVMDWDPDERLSLEVEKAQTRWA
- a CDS encoding DUF7519 family protein, which translates into the protein MSYDTQDEEFSAVEVTHSPARFSGIIAVAAALLAVVTTALVAPLSAPVGLFGLAGVAAGLFVFESERLTTAGTGIVFIGIVVAGFFGDVPEFLLFAALATIISFDLGSNAFSVGRQLSDQTDTQRGEAVHVAATVFVGVVAAGLSYGLYIVPWGSLTVPALTLLLLSALFFIWSIRQ